From Alteromonas australica, one genomic window encodes:
- a CDS encoding DUF3987 domain-containing protein encodes MMKKVTNISTLKRMGFKGIKDLYELIEITEMDSAELIYCAPDGSTRNVRQKLRVAEGLKWLKDENNEGRKAFVKNNKWLERRRVIGIQGSFNLDNIEEIQFLRKVSHASVIKKVGLTKYSVIWFVFYEDEEQHEKLTNALKAENEGCKCAKVITYFPIQLSGAKNWDRGEFAYEKWYKYQPLTLVEFVLKNNLNVWVPPAELNLYEGSSEALPIDVLPKLMQETVKNFSKAYCCPPEFAFVPLVTMIGSVIGHKIHVKPRKNSDLVIAPNFWAISIGDSGAGKFPVHLRMREFFGPLNDKASMDYDDANKRYGAQQKIEKIRERINSEHIKQRIIAIDKILDPIEKRKMEELLASEVTENSRQPQKPSLVRYTTNKATYADLQRTLGENHNGILMDLEDLKGFIHQLRGSKGFEYRSFLLECNSGFGQHDIDRLNTGTTYASNMLLSIFATTKPSVVYPHIRNTLKGSEENDGLWQRFNILVHPKNTDTVSSASGEVEVSLISKVQSLFCSINQCDFGFQPNLGLKERSVCLSEQALGVYKQWYREITSFKSKKDVNDVYQNYLLKYKTLVPKLALLFEVVESFDDANQVIGPIKSVSETSAKKAVRIAKFLESHARHVFDVRTNVDTANAILILKRIDRLPPKFSARDIAQKNWSGLNTNTDEVNRAIMVLESVLVVRKATNCRQKPLWEVNPYITEAGAQ; translated from the coding sequence ATGATGAAGAAAGTAACAAATATTTCTACGTTAAAAAGAATGGGGTTTAAGGGCATCAAAGACCTTTACGAGCTAATTGAAATAACTGAAATGGATTCAGCAGAATTAATTTACTGCGCGCCTGATGGAAGTACTAGAAATGTCAGGCAAAAGCTAAGAGTAGCTGAGGGCTTAAAATGGTTAAAAGATGAAAATAATGAAGGGAGAAAAGCCTTTGTTAAAAACAATAAGTGGCTGGAACGAAGAAGAGTCATAGGGATTCAAGGCTCATTCAATCTCGATAACATTGAAGAAATACAATTTTTGAGAAAAGTGTCTCATGCCTCTGTCATCAAAAAAGTTGGGTTAACGAAGTACAGCGTTATTTGGTTCGTCTTTTACGAAGATGAGGAGCAGCATGAAAAGTTAACCAATGCCTTAAAAGCAGAAAATGAAGGCTGTAAATGTGCGAAGGTTATAACCTATTTTCCGATTCAACTTTCGGGCGCGAAGAACTGGGATAGAGGCGAATTTGCGTATGAGAAATGGTATAAGTATCAGCCCCTCACGCTAGTAGAATTCGTTCTTAAGAACAATTTAAACGTGTGGGTGCCGCCAGCTGAATTAAACCTATATGAGGGTAGTAGCGAGGCATTGCCTATTGATGTATTACCTAAATTAATGCAAGAGACTGTAAAAAACTTTAGCAAAGCCTATTGTTGCCCCCCTGAGTTTGCTTTCGTTCCACTTGTAACGATGATTGGTTCAGTCATCGGTCATAAAATTCACGTTAAACCAAGAAAAAATAGTGACTTGGTGATTGCGCCAAATTTCTGGGCTATATCGATAGGAGACTCAGGAGCTGGTAAATTTCCTGTTCATTTGCGGATGCGGGAATTTTTTGGCCCACTCAATGATAAAGCTTCGATGGACTACGATGATGCCAATAAGCGGTATGGAGCGCAGCAAAAAATAGAGAAAATACGTGAAAGGATAAATTCAGAGCATATCAAACAGCGCATTATTGCTATCGATAAAATCTTAGACCCTATAGAAAAAAGAAAGATGGAGGAATTACTAGCATCTGAAGTAACTGAAAACTCAAGACAGCCTCAAAAACCGTCGTTAGTACGTTATACAACCAACAAGGCAACATATGCCGACTTGCAACGCACACTAGGTGAAAATCACAATGGGATTTTGATGGACCTAGAGGATCTAAAAGGATTTATTCATCAGCTTCGAGGCTCCAAGGGATTTGAATATCGTTCATTCCTATTGGAGTGTAATTCGGGGTTTGGTCAGCATGATATTGATAGGTTAAACACGGGCACTACGTATGCCAGTAACATGCTCTTGTCGATTTTTGCAACCACCAAACCATCTGTTGTTTATCCACATATTCGAAATACTTTAAAGGGAAGTGAGGAAAATGATGGACTGTGGCAGCGCTTTAACATTCTTGTTCATCCGAAAAATACTGACACAGTTTCATCTGCTTCTGGAGAAGTGGAAGTATCATTAATTTCGAAAGTACAGAGTCTCTTTTGTTCAATCAATCAATGCGATTTCGGCTTCCAGCCAAATCTTGGCCTGAAAGAACGCAGCGTTTGCTTGTCAGAGCAAGCATTGGGTGTTTATAAACAGTGGTACAGAGAGATTACTTCCTTTAAAAGTAAGAAAGACGTCAATGATGTGTACCAAAACTACCTATTAAAATATAAAACGCTAGTGCCTAAACTTGCACTGCTTTTTGAAGTGGTTGAAAGTTTTGACGATGCGAATCAAGTTATCGGCCCTATAAAAAGCGTTTCCGAAACCTCAGCTAAAAAAGCCGTCAGAATTGCAAAATTTTTGGAATCTCATGCTCGCCACGTTTTTGACGTTAGAACAAATGTTGATACTGCTAATGCGATACTGATTTTAAAACGGATAGATCGACTCCCGCCCAAATTCTCGGCTCGTGACATAGCGCAAAAGAATTGGAGCGGGCTAAACACAAACACCGATGAAGTGAACCGAGCTATTATGGTTTTAGAGTCTGTGTTAGTGGTTCGAAAGGCTACAAATTGTAGACAGAAACCATTGTGGGAAGTGAATCCTTATATCACTGAAGCTGGTGCTCAATGA